A single genomic interval of Odontesthes bonariensis isolate fOdoBon6 chromosome 3, fOdoBon6.hap1, whole genome shotgun sequence harbors:
- the perm1b gene encoding uncharacterized protein perm1b, which yields MDDLDHSIHIAEYDWSSFCDESEDCSLLQPSLAYPDDSSLSDSEDSGNSSSVFSKDQQETRRSSDADSNTAEQSCSGCARLPEQLNPSGIRETVDDSATSVKQLEMRVSNPGENAIGTEEMGDSSAKTLQTDPLNVQDSEETKEQTEKGDQQTEKGDLQTESDLKSTKEPDPLSCYQAAQSGTEPDNTERAASAVRPEKERWFVTVNDNPRQQRGHSASLKKKRKQKKLCEGSRTCGLEQESSPEEGVEKNDRRESEEERDALSNQTDKSGHPSDEINVAQVVSNLAENLAIPQSLKENFTEALIDEKCQTCESDSSASTPQRTFTPSQLEFQQCDKFEDSAEIFSIHSDDSETYLSASESMEELQHPLQDHLSENPRLQCSLSLPCDSHESSLTGNTDTDPAQERQMHPCGNPPSSDVADTNCEGHKSTSAGPSITLPSAGQGATEIPDDDSTCKNDTDSETPGAQTLPINLSASACSQGDQLAPLPVPDLTVALCRVADSPETYAKAAGHARPVYAISAFWDEMEKMTINDILQLKMGRSSPLKPMQETVTPDADALPTKHDPLTGPVEYNLSDSGLMDTSDTADSDYFTQTDESKPDLSSCEFSNSDLEEEYWQFVSNSRNPSPEGLSKKEQNDTSFLSHEDDSTSSEGRDTPVPLEDFVGQYLDSQENQTLALWPRRMTKSTSMYNVRDFNTFLPTLPGNDGGSLTLSSHLLLDVKTDLIESSSLQTLISASFSNTDLLDPDYYRISFPEMFEYFFTQDKATTESRFFTVYDPEDISVAPVFDFNLCTLKEDASSSSLQRSIGKPIPIFSCSHPTVRELTFPTQNYVLSANCEEVDEISPIRVVSHSFIHAGPHRSSAAAVGGSRSWKSLPSFWKIRFRDKGSIWCRGSGAQMFPAETEEIQIRREAPKVAVLSEGRVCTAYSQVYRELQHQQRILETIQTPKQEGIFSTVKQSDMCLVCIAFASWVLTSSDPEAADAWKAALLANVSALSAIQYLRQYVKKKNRPPDDL from the exons ATGGATGATTTGGATCACAGCATTCACATTGCGGAGTATGACTGGAGCAGCTTCTGTGATGAAAGCGAGGACTGCAGTCTGCTGCAGCCGTCGCTCGCCTACCCCGATGACTCCAGCCTCAGTGATTCAGAGGATTCAGGAAACTCAAGTTCAGTCTTCAGCAAAGACCAACAGGAGACCCGGAGGAGCTCCGATGCTGACAGCAACACTGCAGAACAGAGCTGCAGTGGTTGTGCAAGGCTACCAGAGCAGCTTAACCCAAGTGGAATTAGAGAAACAGTGGATGATTCGGCAACAAGTGTGAAACAGTTAGAAATGCGTGTCAGCAATCCTGGAGAAAATGCCATCGGCACAGAGGAGATGGGTGATAGCAGTGCAAAAACACTGCAAACTGACCCACTAAATGTTCAGGATTCAGAAGAGACAAAAGAGCAGACAGAAAAAGGAGATCAGCAGACAGAAAAAGGAGATCTGCAAACAGAAAGTGACCTCAAATCCACCAAAGAACCTGACCCACTTTCCTGTTACCAAGCAGCACAGAGTGGGACTGAGCCAGACAACACAGAGAGAGCTGCGAGTGCTGTAAGACCGGAAAAGGAGCGCTGGTTTGTGACAGTGAATGATAATCCCAGACAACAGCGAGGGCATTCTgcctctttgaaaaaaaaacgcaaacaaaaaaaactttgtgaGGGAAGTCGTACGTGCGGCCTCGAGCAGGAGAGCTCCCCTGAAGAGGGGGTAGAGAAGAATGATAGGCGTGAATCCGAGGAAGAGAGAGATGCACTATCAAACCAGACTGACAAATCAGGACATCCAAGTGATGAAATAAATGTTGCTCAGGTCGTTTCAAATTTGGCAGAAAACCTGGCAATCCCTCAGTCACTCAAAGAAAACTTCACTGAAGCACTGATCGACGAAAAATGTCAAACATGTGAGTCAGACAGTTCGGCATCCACACCACAACGGACATTTACACCCTCACAGCTGGAGTTTCAGCAGTGTGACAAGTTTGAAGACAGTGCTGAGATCTTCTCCATTCACAGTGATGACTCTGAGACCTATTTGTCAGCCTCTGAATCAATGGAGGAACTTCAGCACCCTCTTCAAGACCATCTCAGTGAAAACCCACGCTTGCAATGCTCATTATCTCTGCCATGTGACAGCCATGAGTCCAGTCTGACTGGGAACACAGACACTGACCCAGCACAGGAGAGACAGATGCATCCTTGTGGAAACCCTCCTTCCAGCGATGTAGCAGATACAAACTGTGAAGGTCACAAAAGCACCAGTGCTGGGCCCTCCATCACACTTCCATCTGCTGGCCAAGGAGCCACAGAAATACCAGATGACGACTCCACATGCAAAAATGACACAGACTCAGAAACACCTGGAGCCCAAACACTTCCAATTAATCTTTCAGCATCTGCTTGCTCTCAGGGAGACCAGCTTGCCCCTCTCCCTGTTCCTGATTTGACTGTGGCACTTTGCCGTGTGGCTGACAGCCCAGAAACATATGCAAAAGCTGCTGGCCATGCCCGACCCGTTTATGCCATTTCTGCTTTTTGGgatgaaatggaaaaaatgacaataaatgacattttgcagctCAAGATGGGTAGAAGCTCACCACTTAAACCAATGCAAGAAACAGTGACGCCAGATGCAGACGCCCTTCCAACAAAGCACGACCCCCTTACTGGCCCTGTGGAGTACAACTTGTCCGACAGCGGCCTAATGGACACTTCTGACACTGCAGACTCGGACTACTTCACACAGACTGATGAGTCCAAGCCGGATCTCTCGAGTTGCGAGTTTTCCAATTCGGATTTGGAGGAAGAATACTGGCAGTTTGTTAGCAACAGTAGGAACCCCAGCCCCGAAGGTCTCagtaaaaaagaacaaaacgaCACCTCTTTCTTATCACATGAGGATGACTCCACAAGCTCAGAAGGAAGGGACACACCTGTGCCTCTTGAAGACTTTGTGGGACAATATTTGGACAGTCAGGAGAACCAGACTTTGGCCTTGTGGCCGAGAAGGATGACAAAAAGCACCAGTATGTACAATGTGCGGGATTTCAACACATTTTTGCCGACTTTACCTGGTAATGATGGCGGCAGTTTGACTCTCAGCAGCCACCTGCTTCTGGATGTAAAAACTGATCTTATAGAAAGCAGCAGCCTGCAAACACTCATTTCGGCATCTTTTTCCAACACAGACTTACTAGATCCAGATTACTACCGAATATCCTTCCCGGAGATGTTTGAATACTTTTTCACACAGGATAAAGCAACCACTGAATCACGTTTTTTTACTGTCTATGATCCAGAGGACATCTCAGTGGCTCCTGTCTTTGACTTCAATCTCTGTACGCTTAAGGAAGACGCATCGTCCTCTTCTCTCCAACGCAGTATAGGGAAGCCCATCCCTATTTTCTCCTGCTCTCATCCTACTGTCAGAGAGCTCACATTCCCAACACAGAACTACGTTTTGAGTGCAAACTGTGAAGAAGTGGATGAAATCTCTCCAATTAGAGTCGTGTCTCATTCTTTTATCCACGCCGGTCCACATAGAtcctcagcagcagctgtgggTGGATCTCGCAGTTGGAAAAGTTTGCCGTCGTTCTGGAAGATACGCTTCCGTGACAAAGGCAGCATCTGGTGCAGAGGGTCCGGTGCCCAGATGTTCCCAGCTGAGACTGAGGAGATCCAGATTAGGAGAGAGGCCCCTAAAGTAGCTGTGCTCAGTGAAGGAAGAGTCTGCACGGCTTATTCTCAGGTGTACAGAGAGCTACAACACCAGCAGAGGATTTTGGAAACTATTCAAACACCAA aaCAAGAGGGCATCTTCTCCACAGTGAAGCAGTCAGATATGTGCTTAGTCTGTATTGCTTTTGCTTCTTGGGTGCTGACATCGTCTGACCCAGAGGCCGCTGATGCCTGGAAAGCAG CTCTATTAGCGAATGTGAGCGCTCTATCGGCCATCCAGTACCTGCGGCAgtatgtgaagaagaagaatcGCCCTCCAGATGACCTctga